CCGGGCGAGGGAGCCGACGCTGCTGGACATGTTGACGATCCGCGGTGAGGCAGACTGGCGGAGCAGCGGCAGCATCGCGTTGATGACCCGCACGACCCCGAAGACGTTGACCTCGACCGCCTCCCGCATCGTCTCGATCGCGACGGCGGTGGGCTCCTGAGGCATCCCGCCGGTGATCCCGGCGTTGTTGACGAGCACGTCCAACCCGCCCTGCTCCTCGAGCAGCTGGGCAGCGGCGGCGACGCTGGCGTCGTCGGTCACGTCAAGCGGCACCCCGAAGGCGTCCACGCCGTCCGCGCGCAGCTTCTCCACCGCGGCCTCACGCCGGGCGTCGTCGCGAGCGCCGACGCCGACCTTCCAGCCGCGCGCGCCGAGGCCCGCGGCGATCTCGTAGCCGATTCCCTTGTTGGCGCCGGTGACCAGCGCGATCGTTGTCTCACTCA
The sequence above is drawn from the Nocardioides albertanoniae genome and encodes:
- a CDS encoding SDR family oxidoreductase, encoding MSETTIALVTGANKGIGYEIAAGLGARGWKVGVGARDDARREAAVEKLRADGVDAFGVPLDVTDDASVAAAAQLLEEQGGLDVLVNNAGITGGMPQEPTAVAIETMREAVEVNVFGVVRVINAMLPLLRQSASPRIVNMSSSVGSLARQSSTDDALTVGPVAAAYSPSKTYLNAVTVQYARELQDTNILINLGCPGFVATDLNGFRGVRTPEEGARIAISLATLPDDGPTGGYFEEAGAIPW